CTTACACTTGGTATACGAACCCATGTTTCAATATCCTGTACTAGTTCTTCCTTATGTGCCTTAAGCCAGACTTCTACTTTCTTTAATAATTCTCTTTCACCATCATTTAATTCAATAGACATATATTTTCCTCCTTGTATAATGTAGTCATAACATTCAATAGAAAACTATCTTGAATTCTAACGAACATTACAACTCATTTCTTTTAATTTATTCGAAGATTTTCTACCCGATAGGGTGTACTAATCTCATCTAACTTAGTTTTCTATTTTTCCCAAGTGGGAATCCATACTAGTAAATATTGATGTATAATATCTCCTGAATAGAAGATAGATGTATTCCTCCTGGGAAGTAACTCTAACGAGTCATTGATACCCGAAAATTAGCGTATCATTCCATCAGTGAGAGTTCTATGTTTAGCTGGTTGGGTTTCCCTTTGGGAATTACCCGTGTCACAAACAAGGTTATAGAATTACTGATAGAAATGGAATATCTATTCTATCTCACAAAGCAAAGGAGATATTATTTTATGAGTAAATTTTTTTATAGACCAATAGTTGGAATCGATGTATCAGCAGACTTTTCAGTAGTTGCTATACTAGCACCTGACGGTGAAGTTTATAGAAAGCCTTTTAAAATTAAGCACAATAGAAATGGTTTTGATTACCTAGTAGATCAAATAAAAAAAGCGGAAGAAGAGTTTAACATGAAAACGGCAATTTTCATGGAATCTACTGGTGTATACCATCTTACTCTTTTCCACTTTCTTAGGGATACATTTGAAACATGTATCTTAAATCCACTCATTACTAATTGTAACAAGAATGGAGACATAAGAAAAGTGAAAAATGATAAAAAAGATGCATTAACCATTGCTAAAATAGGCAAATTTCAAAATGTTAAATATACTTCTGCATTTGATATTGAAATTTATACCTTAAAAGCTCTCTGTAGAGATTACTATAAGTTTACTGATAGTAAATCTACTTTTAAGAAAAAGCTTTCTACCGACTTAAAAATTATTTTTCCTAGCTATAGCTCTGTTTTTTCAAACATTACTTGCAAAACATCAATAGCAATTTTAAAAGAATATTCAAGTCCTAAAGCTATCTTAAATGCTGATAAAAATGAGTTAATAGATCTTATTCGCAGTCATTCAAGAAAAGGACTAACATATAGTGAAAAAATCTATAAAAAGCTAATTGATGCTGCTGAAGAAGCTATTTACATTGGTCTTAAATCGCCTAGCCTGTTTGTAAAAATCATGAACACAATTTCTGTAATAGAAACTTTAGAAAATCAGCTTAACAATTTATTAAATGAAATTCATTCATTGATGAAAAGCAATAGGATTTCAGAGCAATTTAAGAAAAATGTTCAATTGATTTACTCAATACCAGGTATTGGTGAATTAACTGCCATCACAATAATGAGTGAAATAGGCAATATTAAAGGTTTTGTAAAAGCTAAACATTTAGTTGCTTACTTTGGTATTGACCCATCTGTCAATCAATCTGGTAAGTTTAACAGTAATAAAAATACTATGTCTAAACGTGGTACCAGAATAGGCAGAAGAGCCTTATATGCTGTGGCATTAGCATCCATACGAACCAGTAGAAGCGGTGAACCTATAAACAAAGTTTTACTTACCTACTATAAAGAAAACCTAAATGGTAAAAGCAAAAAGGTTGCTTTAGTGGCAATAATGCATAAACTTGTTAATTACATATTCTCCGTCCTAAGGAACCAAAAAGAGTATGAAATACGTGATCCTAAAATACATATTAAAATGTATCTTAATAATGGTTCTACTACAGCAGCCTAACGGCTAAAAACTTAAAGACTAATCATCTTACAATTAATTCCATTGTTCGTGCTTTTTCAATGGATTATTTGCTATGCAAATTTTTACTCATAAATTATTTTTTTAATTTTTATTGACTTTTACTAGCTGGTCTAATTATTTAACTAAATTGTTTTTGATTTTGGAAATAGATCCATTGCCTTATGATTTTATAATTATTTTATTAAAGCAAAAGAGGCTATTGATTTTGCCTTCACAAAATCAATAGCCTCTAGTATTTCCAGTTGGCATTACTAAATATTTCTTATAATTCTATTATATCAAAGTAAAATGAATATAAAAGCTTTAGTTTTAATAATTTTATTTACTTTAACAAGTTGTAGAGCACTATAGTAATAAGAAAAATGATCTAAAGTATTAAGGAGTATAAGTAAATTTCTGCGTGCATCTATCTATATTATATGCTATTTATTTTAAATGATTTTTTTTAAGTTTCTTTAAAGCCTTTTTGGACCCTCTTTCTATATCCCTTTCAAGCTTTCTTTCTTTAAAGTTAACAAATAATTGATTTAAGTCATATCCCTCTGGATATAGCTCTGAGGCCTTAATTTCTAATTTTAATCTCGTGTAATTTACATTAACAAATTCTTTGTTAAATAAAATAGTTATATTATTATATATATCCTTTTCTTTGTAAACAATGGCACTTTCGTTCTTATCCACCCAAAGGACCTTATCTCCTATAACAAACTCATATATTTCACCTTTATCTTCTTCAATATCTTTTTTCTTATTAACCTTGCTATCCCTTACTAGCTCATAATTATAATCCTTATTTTCTATATATCTTCTAGCTCTTTCAATTATATTATCTGAAATTCCCATTTTCTTTGATATATAAAGAGCATTACTATCTCCTGTTTTTCCTATATTAAGCTTATATAATGGCTCTAAGGTGTCTTTTCTAAATTCCATAGCTGCATTTTCAAAGTCTGGATGTTGCTCGGAGAAGTTTTTAATCTCTCCATAATGTGTTGTTGATACTGTTATGCATCCCTTATGGTACAATTCCTCTAAAATAGATATGGCTAAAGCTGCACCTTCATTTGGCTCTGTTCCACTACCAATTTCATCAAACAATAATAATGTTGATTTAGTACTTTCTTTTATTATATATGCTAGATTTTTCACATGAGATGAAAAAGTACTTAAGGCATTTTCGATACTTTGATTATCTCCTATATCTACAAATATATTGTTAAATATAGATATTTCTGTACCTTCTTTAGCCTTTATATGAAATCCTGATTGAGTTGCAAGAGTTAACATTCCTAAGGTTTTTAATACTATTGTTTTTCCTCCGGCATTAGGTCCCGTGATTATTAGTGATCTATAATCTTTTCCTATTTCGAAATCTAATGGTACTCCATTTTTAATTAAAGGATAGCTGCCTTTAATTATTTTTATATAACCATACTCATTTAGTTTAGGCTTTATTCCTTCTATATCACTACTGTACCTTGCTTTTGCCCAAATCATATCATACTCAGATATTACATCAATATTCATTTTAATTTCTTTTATTCTTTCATATAACATCTCCGTTAAAGTAGCTAATATTTTATATTCTTCCATAGCCTCTTCAATTTTTAGGGTTGCTAGCTCAGAAGTATATTTGGCTATTACATTTGGTTCTATAAATACGGTACTACCCTTTAGCGAGGTTTCAATAACTTCACCTTGCACTTGATTTTTAAAGGCAGCTTTTATAGGTATGGTATATTTTCCATTTCTTTGGCTTATAAAAAATTCTTGTATATAATCTTTATTTGTAGGATTTTTTAGGAATTTTTCAAGTTTTCCCTTTATTTGACCTTCACATATGTCAATATGTTTTCTTATTTTTTTAAGTTCCTTTGAAGCACTTGAATCTATTCTATTTCCTGATATTGATATATTTATTTCCTCTTCTATATAACTTAAATCTGTTATATTTAAGCTATATGCACTCAAAGTAGGGGCATAACCTTCCTTATCCTTCATAAATAATTTAAGCTTTCTGCAACCTCTTAAAAAATTTTCTATCATGCTTAAATCCTCTGGAGCTAATGATGCACCTTTTTCCATTTTTTCTATAAGCGGGATCACATTAAATATTCCATCAAAAGGTATATGATAAGAAGCATCTAAAAGTGCTCTTCCTTCAGAGGTCTCATCCAATCTTCTACTTACTACTTTTATATTTGTACTTGGTTCTAATTTATCTAATAAGGCTTTGCCTAAGCCGCTTACACAATAACCTTTTACTATTTCCTTTAATTCATAGTAATGTAGTTTTTCTAATGTTGTATTATCCATTTTAAAATTCCTTCCTCAACTTTATTCAAGTCAACGAAACCTAGATAGATTTCAGTTTCAAGCCATAATGTTCATTGTAAAATAAAAAAGCTATGGAGATATTCCACAGCTTTAATTGCTCTCTTAATAAAGGGTAATAAACCCCCAAAGTAGTTTCGTGGACTTGTATCTATAAATAGTAATCAATTCCATAACAATTAAAGGCATTTCACCCTTAATTTTAGAATTAATATTAAGTTACCTATTTTAGATACTAAACACTCACAAAATTACCTCTCTTCTTTGAAATCTATCTATTTATAAGTAGTATATACTAAAATATGTACTTTATCAACTTTCTTTGAAAATCTCATTTATTTATGTTATGATTCATTGTTCCTAATCCTAAAACTTTTATAATAGTTATGTCGTTATATGCTACAAAGTCTATATAACTTTTATAATAATATACCGTTAAGTGTTAAATATCCTTTATTTTAGTTGGAGTCTTTACTCCAACTAAGTTTAGATGAATTATCAAAAAATGCGTCGCTATTATCTCCACTGTATACAAATGTGGAGTTTTACAGCTACTAGTTGTCGGATAAATATTCTAAAGGAAAAGAGAAAATAGGAGGTATATAATTTTTATATGAAAATCAACCAATAAAGCATGTAGGTTTAATAAGCATAATTGATTTTAGCTTATAAATAGTATATTATTTACCTATAACGTAATAATGTGGAATAATAAGCCTATATTGTTCTAAAATGAAATTTAATTGAACACTTAGAGAATAAAAGCATAGCAAACAAATATTTTTTATAGTATTTAAGGAGATTTTGAATGAGCATTAAGATAAAAAGAAATGAATTATTGAATTGTAATGAACTAAACGAGCTTCTTGCTACAAATTCTTGGGATGTGTATCCCATTGAGAAATTAGAGAAATGTATAGAAACTTCCTGGGGAAATATATGTGCAAGAAATGATAAGGAAGAATTAATTGGCTATGTAAGAATACTGTCTGACGGTATAAGACATGCATATATATGCAGTCTGATTGTTCATCCTGATTATAGCAAAAAAGGTATTGGTTCATCCATAACAAAAGAACTGTTAAATATGCTTAGAGAATATAATTTTTATCCTACTTTAGTTGCTGGTCCTAATAAGAAAGATTACTATAAGAAATTTGGATTTGAAGTAGAGAGCAATGGGTTTACTGCTATGTGTATTCGCAAGCCATATTAAGAATTTGCTAGTTAACTTTTAAAATCAAGCAGAAATTTATCTGGATAATTTAAGATGCAAAGAAAGTGGAGGATAATAATGAACAAGGAGTACATTGGCATTATTGTAGAAGAAAGCCTTAATGATAATAGAATATTAAATGGATTGGATATAAAAAAGATACATATAACAAATCATAATAATCCTAAAGATAGATGGCATATGTATGAAGTTAATGTATCAAAAGAAGAAATAGGAGAATTATCTAAACATATTATTGGAGATTGGTATATGCATTTCTGGGAAAATACAAATATTGTTGCTATTTTCAAAGACAAAATATTTGAGTTTGATTATGAAAATAAAAGTACATGGGATAAAGTCTTAAAATATGGACGTTCTCTTGGATTGCCAGAAGGAGAATTAGATTTTCCTATAAAAGGCTTATAATACTAAAATGTATCCTTATTTAGTAAAAGGGGTGAGGTTAATGAAAAGATGCATTGTAATAATGGAATAGTTAAAGTTAGATGAAATTTAGAGAGGAGATTTAAATATGACTATTCCAGATTTAAATAAAATATATCCAAGAAATAATGATCATCAGATAGTGTATCTTAAAAATGTAATTACAAAGGATAATATAGAAGTTGGAGATTATACAATATATAATGATTTTTATGACGATCCGCGAGAATTTGAAAATAATAATGTATTGTATCACTATCCTGTAAATAATGACAAGTTAATAATTGGGAAGTTTTGTTCTATTGCATGTAGAGCAAAGTTTATTATGAATAGTGGCAATCATTCAATGAAATCACTATCTACTTATACATTTCCTATCTTCGGTGAAGAATGGGATGAAACATTGAATCCTAAAGATGCGTGGGACAACAAAGGTAATATTGAAATTGGGAATGATGTATGGATAGGATATGAAGCCGTAATTATGTCAGGAGTAAAGATAGGAGATGGTGCAATTATAGGTACTAGGGCAGTAGTAACCAAGGACATACCACCCTATGCTATTGTTGGAGGTACACCTGCAAAAGTGATAAGAAAAAGATATGAGGATAAGATAATTTCTAAATTGATGGAAATTAAATGGTGGAACTGGTCCTATGAAAAAATTCAAAGAAATATTTCATATATTCAAGCGGGAGAAATAGAGAAGTTAAGTTGATAAAAATATATAAAATATCAAATAAAGAAGAATCTATGAAGTTTATTGAAAGACAATTTCCTAGTGCAGCTATTTGGACTTTGGAGACACCTGCAGATAAGAAAAGAAATCATTATTTCTATAAGAAAATGGGATACAATATTGTAAAAGAATATATGGACGGTTCAGTTAAAATAGTTTTATTTGAAAAGAAAATGAATCTAAATCTAACAAAATAGGAAATAGTATTAATGTTAGATTACTTATTTTATAGCTTAAATTTAAAGCAATTTATTTAATAATTTTAAAAACTAGGATATAATGAATACAAGGAGTGATTAAAATTAATGAATAAAAAGAACATATTAGTATTTGTGGTAATAGTTATAATAATACTACTAATAGCTATCTTTATTAAATTTTCAACAAATAGTGCAATTGATAAGAATAATAAAATTAACAAAACTATTGAAAATCCCTTTTCTTATTCTTTTTATATAAATAATAACTGGAATATTAAAATTCCAAATCCACAAAAAAATAATGGTGTTTTATCAGAATCAGGTACATCCGTATTGTCAAAGTTAGAGTTTTCCAATAAAGATTATGAAGAATTTAAAAATTCTATTGAATGGATTGATGCAGGTCATCAAAGTGAATATTATATAGATGATTTTATAAAATATGTGTCTGATACAAATTTAGAACAGAAACAGTCGGATAAAGAAAAATATATTTTGTTGCTCCAAGATTTAAAGAAAAATAAAAAGTATAAGTTCTTTTACAAACTGAATACTAATGGTTACTTATATTTTATTTTAATAGATGATAAACCCAATGTAGTATATGCAATTACAGTTGGTGCTAGATAATAAATTGAATACTATATTTCATTGAGGAAAGTAAAATAAAGCCTGCATATTTTGCGGCTTTTTTTCTGTTTAAAGGTTTATATAATGTGGTAAAATATATACAATAAGCGGGGTGAGAGAATAATGGGCAAGAGATTTAATGTTACAGGTATATGTATACCAGAAAAACATTATATGGTAGATATATCGGAGAAATTGAAGAATATAATGAAACTCGTAGAAGATGAGGAGTATTTTATAATAAATAGACCAAGACAGTATGGAAAGACAACTACCTTATATATGCTGGAAAGAATACTTGATAAAAATAGTGAATACCTAACTATATCTACAAGTTTTGAAGGGGTAGGAGATTTAATTTTTGAAGAAGAACAGAGATTTGTAAAAGAATTTTTACAGATATTAGCTGACAGTTTGTTTTTACAGCATGAAGATCTAGCTGATTTTTTGGAAAAGCAAAAGAGCAAAGTTAATAGTTTTAATGATTTATCAAAGGCTATAGCAAGATTTATTATGAAAGTAAATAAAAAAGTAATACTGATGATAGATGAAGTGGATAAAAGCAGTAATAATCAGCTGTTTTTAAGCTTTTTGGGAATGCTCAGAAATAAGTATTTGCTTAGAAATTCCGGAAAAGATAAAACCTTTCACAGCGTAATATTAGCAGGAGTACACGATGTAAAGAGTTTAAAGTTAAAGATAAGGCCAGATGAGGAACATAAATATAATAGTCCTTGGAATATAGCTTCAGATTTTGATGTGGATATGAGTTTTTCAAAAGAAGAAATAGAAACCATGTTAGATGATTACATAAAAGATAAAAATGTAAATTTAGATAGGAAGTATTTCTCAGAAAGACTTCATTTTTATACCTCAGGATATCCCTTTCTTGTGAGTAAATTGTGTAAGATAATAGATGAAAAGATTATGGATAAGAATCATAAGGTGTGGGAAAATGAATATCTAGATCTGGCTGTAAAGGAACTTCTAAAGGAAGATAATACAAACTTTCAAAGTCTTATTAAAAATATTGAGAATAACAGTAAGTTAAAAGAGATGGTAAAAAATCTGATTATAGATGGAAATAAAATAACTTATAATATTAATAATCCAGTTATAAATTTAGGAATTATATATGGAGTATTTAGGAATGAAGATTTTAATCTTAAAATGAATAATAGAATTTATGAACAGCTGCTATATGATTACATGAGTTCCTTAATAGAAACTTCTAGAAATTTAAGCTTTTATAATGAAAAATCACAATTTATAAATGCAGATAGCAGCTTAAATGTAAGAAAAATATTATTAAAATTTCAGGAATTTATGAAGCATGAGCACTCGGAAAAAAGAGAAGCTTTTTTAGAAGAAGATGGGAGACTACTATTTCTTGCTTTTTTAAGCCCTATAATAAATGGCATAGGCTTTGCATTTAAGGAAGTAAAGGGTGGAGAGGAGAAAAGGTTTGATATAGTTATAACTTATACAAAAAGGATATATATACTGGAATTTAAAATATGGCGGGGAGATAAGTATCATGAAAAGGGACTTGTACAACTGGGAGAATATTTAGAGCAGTATGGATTAGAGGAGGGGTACCTCTTAATATTTGACTTTAGAAAAGTTAAGGGAGTATCAGGAAAGACAGAAGAAGTAACTGTTAGAATTCATGAAAAGGAAAAGAAAATTTTAGAGGTATATTGTTAGAAATTTAAAGCATCCTTTTATCAGAGTTGTATATTACAAGGGGCAACTTTCTTTTTGCCAAATAGCATAGGAGTGAAAATACACCAAAGTGTTTTACCACAAGCTGGCGAAAAAGTTTTTGTTAAACATTCCCTCAATGCATTTTTGAAGACTGGTTTGTCAGAGGAACTGCTTCGGAATAATATCCTCCATATTGTAATCTGCGGAATGATGAGCCACATGTGCATTGATACAACGGTCAGGGCAGCACATGATTTGGGATTTTTGGTGACGGTGCTTGAGGATGCATGTAACACGAAAGATTTGCTTTGGAATGGCGCTGCCATCACCGCTCAAATGGTACACAATACGTTTATGGCTTCGCTTAATGGTGTTTTTGCACAAGTGATGCATACAGATAAGTTTTTAGAAAACGTAAAAAACTCTTTAATAGTATATTTTTCAAATATAACCATCATATGTACAGCAGGGAAAGATGTATATGCCCTGCTGATTTATAATCTTAAATCAAACTATATATTAATAAGGATTTAATAGTTGATGTGTATCACTGCACTGTATGTTTTATCTATTCTTTATCAATAATCAATATAACATCTGCTTGCAATCTGCATTTTTTTAAATCAAGTCCGCTAGTGCTTCGAATTGATCCGCTGGTTATCATCTGTTCAAAAGCATTTTGAGATAAATTCATTTTTTCCCGCAGCAAAGAAGATACTTTAAGCCGAGATGGATAAGAGCTTTTTATATGCAATTCTATAGGAGTGTTGAAGTTAATATTGTCCCCTAGTATTTTATACTTTGGAAGTCCAACTTCAGCTCCATTCTTGCGTATTAACTCTGTATTCATAGCATATATTTTGGAAAGTTCTCTATTGTTGCTATTGAACCCATCTAATATTTCATGGGTAATACTTTTAGGATTGATACGGGAGTAGATAGTCATATTCCAAGTAGAATCGCAATCTGAACATTTATAGATTAACCATATATCTAAATACTTACGTTGTGCATTTATCCGGAACAACCCGGAGCAAAGGTGCTCTGTCTTTTTACCACACTTCTTACAATATTTAATTGCAGATGGTGGGGATAGATACTGTATATCCCAGGTTAACTTCTGCATGAAAATTACTCCTTCCTATTAGAACTTAATAGGAAGGATAACAGGTGGATTGTCACAAACTTTTTTCATCATACTCACTCCTAATCTAGTATTTTTTCTACTTAAATTGTAGCATCCGAGCATACAAAGCTAAACCTTAAAGACAGTTAATAAAAGAAAATGAGCCAATACAGTAACAAAACTGCATTGGCTCATTTTGAAAGTTAAACACTATTTTTTTGTTTCCTTATTATCCTTTGTATACTTTTCAAGGATAAAAAATATTTTCTAGATAAATCTTGTGAACTATGACCCGCCAAATACTCTTCATAAATCTTTGTATTTCGTTTATATAATTCTTGGCGGGTAGAGGTCCTGGTTCCCCATTCCTTTTTATTACCTAATTTTCTGGGAATATATATAAACTCACCATCTACATATTTCTGCACCTGTTCAAGCAAATCATCAGGGAGTATATAAATTACTTTCTTATAGCTCATTTTTGCCCTCCTAAAGGTTTTCTTTCTATTAGGAATAGCAAAGGCTACATTTGCATCTTATTTTTGTGTTTTAACTGCTCGTTGCAATAGCCTTTGCTATGCAACAATAACGATTGGATTAAGCATATGCTTTCAATCCTCCTTTTACATGATATTGTAAATTATAATATCATACTTATATTACCACAAATTATCCGTAGATTTAAATTTTTATGATATGGTTCAACTCAACAAATTCTAATTTTATACAATAATTAAAACTCTATGATAAAATTAAACTATGGAATTTTTGGTTAAGTTTGAATAAATATAAATTTTGTAACAATAAAGAATTGTTATAAGAAAAAAATCACAGGAAATTATAAAACTCAATGGAAAAATATCAAATTCAAAGTTTATTATAAAAATTCATAAGAAGCGAAAGGGATGAGGGTATTTTGACTAAAGTATTATTAATAGAAGATGATAAAAACATAAGCGAAATGGTTACTGAATACTTAACAAATGATGTATATGAAGTTACACAAGTTTACGATGGAGAATCGGCAATTGATGAATTTAGAGCACATCCTTATGATTTGGTTCTTTTAGATTTAATGATTCCAAAAATTAATGGCATCAATGTTATGAGGAAAATAAGAGAGCATGATGTTACACCTATTATTATTATAACAGCCAAGGATAATGATACAGATAAAGCAATTGGCTTAGGCCTTGGGGCAGACGATTATTTAACAAAACCATTTTCTTTAATTGAACTTTCAGCAAGAATTAAAGCCAATATAAGGCGTGTAACAAAGTACGTAAAAGAACAGGAGATTAATAGAAATGAAGTGATTTCTGTAAAAGACTTGGAAATTAATATATATAAATATTCTGTTACTAAAAAAGGAAAGCAATTAAATTTGACTCATAAGGAGTTTGAAATTTTAAAGTTACTATCTTCCAATTTGGGCAGAGTTTTTTCAAATATCAATTTATATTTTTTAATTTACAGGTTAAACTTTGTCTTTTTTTAATGAAACAAGTATGGAAATCAATATTACAGAAATTAATACAGAAATTCCACTTGATAATCCAACACTATGAAATCCAAGATCATTTAAAATAATAGCATTAAAAGCAACTCCAATAGTTGTACCTATATACATAAAAGAACTATTTAAAGACATCATGGTTCCTCTTAAAGAAGGTACAAGTCCAACTAGTAAAGAATTTAAAGAAGATAAGGATATTCCTGCACTTATAAACCATAATAAAATACAACCCATGGCTAATATAAAATTATGACTTGTATAAGGAAGTATTATTAAAAGTATACTTAAACTACACATACTCACGATAGCAACTTTCTTTTTACCAAAAGCATCAGCTAAAAATCCACCAGTCAAATTACCAATTAAATTACCAATACCAACAAAAATAATAACACTTCCTATGGCATTTACTGTTAACTTAAATGAATCTGAAAGCCATACACCAAGAAATGAATACATACCAAAACTCCCAAACATTAAAAATAATGTAACAAATAAACCTGAAAGTGCATGCTTATTTAATAGTACACTTTTTAAAGAAGTTAGAAGTTGAGATGACATTGCACTACCATTAATAGTTTTGGTCTTAGTTTTAGGGAAATATAGAATAGATAATAATACCACAATGATTGAAGTAATTCCAAGTGCAAAAAATGATGACTTCCATCCACCAGCGCTTGCAATAAAAGCTCCAATAGGAACCCCTAATAATTGACTTACAGCTAATGCAGCAGAAACAATTCCCATAACTCTTCCTCTCTTCTCAAAAGGAATTAAATCACCTATTGAAGCCCAAACTTGTGGAGCTGCAGCAGATGCTGATATACCTGATAGTATACGGAGTAAAAACAGTACTTTAAAATTATTTGCAAAACCACATAATATGCCAAATACTGAAAAACATATCAATCCAACTATTAGTAAAAATCTTCTTCCGATTTTATCAGATATAGGACCAAAAATAAATGCAAAAATAGCATAGCCTATAGAATATGCAGTGACTAAAAGACCTGCTTCAGAATTATTGACATTAAAGTATTTGCTAATTGTAGGAACTAAAGGTGATATTATAAATGTATCTGCACCGATTATAAAAATAGTCATAAATAATACGAATACTATAGGTTTAATGTTTATTTTTTCTTCCAAAATTTATTCACCCCTTGTATTAATATATTATTTCATATATGAAATAATATATTAAAAAAATTTTTATTTATTTTTATCAATTAATTTTGTTAACAGATGATTTAATGTGTTTTTTTCTTCATCAGTTAATTTAGAATATAATTTTGATAAGAAAGATTTATATTCAGGTTCCATTAAATCCAGTGTTTTTTCTCCATGTTCAGTTAAATATACTTTTGTCTCCCTTCTGTCATCTGGATTTTTTTCCGTATAAACTAAATTATCTCTTTCCATTCTTTTTATTAAGGTAGTCATGTTGCTTGCTACACAATCTACTGATTTTCTTAATTCAGTCATAGTTATACCTTCTGTAATATTTCTCAATACACAAAACTGAATACCTGTAGCGATACATTCATTAAAAATACATGAAAATTTATCTACTGCTAAATTGTTTAAGTATTTAATTTTTTTAAATATTTGTCTTTCTAATTCTTTATCCATATTAAATCACCATTATTTCATATATGAAGTAATAACTAAATTATATTACTTCATATATGAAAATTCAACTGCTATTTATATTTTTTATATGTATAGATATTAAGAATAACACTTAACATAAAGATTCATATTAAGTAATTTTTCCAATTTAACATAACTGCTATTATGTGTAATTTATACTTTTAACTTCAATCATTATAATTTACTATTTAATTAATAATATGGTATCATTTATATATAATA
This genomic window from Clostridium pasteurianum DSM 525 = ATCC 6013 contains:
- a CDS encoding IS110 family transposase, with the translated sequence MSKFFYRPIVGIDVSADFSVVAILAPDGEVYRKPFKIKHNRNGFDYLVDQIKKAEEEFNMKTAIFMESTGVYHLTLFHFLRDTFETCILNPLITNCNKNGDIRKVKNDKKDALTIAKIGKFQNVKYTSAFDIEIYTLKALCRDYYKFTDSKSTFKKKLSTDLKIIFPSYSSVFSNITCKTSIAILKEYSSPKAILNADKNELIDLIRSHSRKGLTYSEKIYKKLIDAAEEAIYIGLKSPSLFVKIMNTISVIETLENQLNNLLNEIHSLMKSNRISEQFKKNVQLIYSIPGIGELTAITIMSEIGNIKGFVKAKHLVAYFGIDPSVNQSGKFNSNKNTMSKRGTRIGRRALYAVALASIRTSRSGEPINKVLLTYYKENLNGKSKKVALVAIMHKLVNYIFSVLRNQKEYEIRDPKIHIKMYLNNGSTTAA
- a CDS encoding endonuclease MutS2, which gives rise to MDNTTLEKLHYYELKEIVKGYCVSGLGKALLDKLEPSTNIKVVSRRLDETSEGRALLDASYHIPFDGIFNVIPLIEKMEKGASLAPEDLSMIENFLRGCRKLKLFMKDKEGYAPTLSAYSLNITDLSYIEEEINISISGNRIDSSASKELKKIRKHIDICEGQIKGKLEKFLKNPTNKDYIQEFFISQRNGKYTIPIKAAFKNQVQGEVIETSLKGSTVFIEPNVIAKYTSELATLKIEEAMEEYKILATLTEMLYERIKEIKMNIDVISEYDMIWAKARYSSDIEGIKPKLNEYGYIKIIKGSYPLIKNGVPLDFEIGKDYRSLIITGPNAGGKTIVLKTLGMLTLATQSGFHIKAKEGTEISIFNNIFVDIGDNQSIENALSTFSSHVKNLAYIIKESTKSTLLLFDEIGSGTEPNEGAALAISILEELYHKGCITVSTTHYGEIKNFSEQHPDFENAAMEFRKDTLEPLYKLNIGKTGDSNALYISKKMGISDNIIERARRYIENKDYNYELVRDSKVNKKKDIEEDKGEIYEFVIGDKVLWVDKNESAIVYKEKDIYNNITILFNKEFVNVNYTRLKLEIKASELYPEGYDLNQLFVNFKERKLERDIERGSKKALKKLKKNHLK
- a CDS encoding GNAT family N-acetyltransferase, with translation MSIKIKRNELLNCNELNELLATNSWDVYPIEKLEKCIETSWGNICARNDKEELIGYVRILSDGIRHAYICSLIVHPDYSKKGIGSSITKELLNMLREYNFYPTLVAGPNKKDYYKKFGFEVESNGFTAMCIRKPY
- a CDS encoding CatB-related O-acetyltransferase, translating into MTIPDLNKIYPRNNDHQIVYLKNVITKDNIEVGDYTIYNDFYDDPREFENNNVLYHYPVNNDKLIIGKFCSIACRAKFIMNSGNHSMKSLSTYTFPIFGEEWDETLNPKDAWDNKGNIEIGNDVWIGYEAVIMSGVKIGDGAIIGTRAVVTKDIPPYAIVGGTPAKVIRKRYEDKIISKLMEIKWWNWSYEKIQRNISYIQAGEIEKLS
- a CDS encoding AAA family ATPase, with translation MGKRFNVTGICIPEKHYMVDISEKLKNIMKLVEDEEYFIINRPRQYGKTTTLYMLERILDKNSEYLTISTSFEGVGDLIFEEEQRFVKEFLQILADSLFLQHEDLADFLEKQKSKVNSFNDLSKAIARFIMKVNKKVILMIDEVDKSSNNQLFLSFLGMLRNKYLLRNSGKDKTFHSVILAGVHDVKSLKLKIRPDEEHKYNSPWNIASDFDVDMSFSKEEIETMLDDYIKDKNVNLDRKYFSERLHFYTSGYPFLVSKLCKIIDEKIMDKNHKVWENEYLDLAVKELLKEDNTNFQSLIKNIENNSKLKEMVKNLIIDGNKITYNINNPVINLGIIYGVFRNEDFNLKMNNRIYEQLLYDYMSSLIETSRNLSFYNEKSQFINADSSLNVRKILLKFQEFMKHEHSEKREAFLEEDGRLLFLAFLSPIINGIGFAFKEVKGGEEKRFDIVITYTKRIYILEFKIWRGDKYHEKGLVQLGEYLEQYGLEEGYLLIFDFRKVKGVSGKTEEVTVRIHEKEKKILEVYC
- a CDS encoding isochorismatase family protein, whose product is MPNSIGVKIHQSVLPQAGEKVFVKHSLNAFLKTGLSEELLRNNILHIVICGMMSHMCIDTTVRAAHDLGFLVTVLEDACNTKDLLWNGAAITAQMVHNTFMASLNGVFAQVMHTDKFLENVKNSLIVYFSNITIICTAGKDVYALLIYNLKSNYILIRI